One Vespa velutina chromosome 12, iVesVel2.1, whole genome shotgun sequence DNA window includes the following coding sequences:
- the LOC124953267 gene encoding uncharacterized protein LOC124953267 has protein sequence MSSDRQREDSEEKDQGSKNPMIRHKKYKTGITDDEKTFAGSLSQESIEKFVKIDSSTSSKDDFKKSFKIDIPKNNNPSDNPRYSSEKPIVLNKLPIFDEDSRFS, from the exons ATGTCTTCTGATCGTCAACGGGAAGATTCTGAAG AGAAAGATCAAGGATCGAAGAATCCAATGATACgacataagaaatataaaaccGGCATCACGGATGATGAGAAAACATTTGCTGGATCATTATCACAAGAATCAATAgagaaatttgttaaaattgatTCTAGTACTAGCTCCAAGGATGATTTTaagaaatcatttaaaatagacATACCCAAGAATAATAATCCATCTGACAATCCACGATATTCTTCGGAGAAACCAATCGTACTTAATAAGTTGCCAATCTTCGACGAGGACTCACGTTTTtcgtaa